A part of Leptospira congkakensis genomic DNA contains:
- a CDS encoding response regulator: MTAVVGSDKETDVKRILVVEDERIIAINICSTLKQYGYNATYVSDANDAIEHIENEHFDLVLMDIMLNGPMDGIEIATIIKKTKEIPVIYLTAYSDEATIARAKATEPFGYLIKPFNSRDLYISVEMAIYKSQVQKHIRNVESRLAENQKWETIALVASGISHEVNNPLTSILNLADLITLEAKKLGNPSLKEKASKIAEESDRIAKIIKNLVSYSQSTSSQWTYSNLGSIANDTRSFLHQYFLKEGIQCEIELGDIPLAYCQPQKIKQVLLNLIQDARVRVNTREGTIGRKITIILKQEEEEGTSHILIQIQDNGSEDLMKGISQMNSLEVTKSIISEHKGKMYRDDTLSSWFFTLPIIKPV; this comes from the coding sequence ATGACAGCAGTTGTGGGATCAGATAAAGAAACAGACGTTAAAAGAATCCTAGTCGTTGAGGATGAGAGGATCATTGCCATCAATATTTGTTCCACTCTGAAACAATATGGATACAATGCAACCTATGTATCCGATGCCAATGATGCTATCGAACATATTGAAAACGAACATTTTGATTTAGTCCTAATGGATATTATGTTAAACGGTCCCATGGACGGAATCGAAATCGCAACCATCATCAAAAAAACAAAAGAAATTCCTGTCATTTATCTGACTGCGTATTCAGATGAAGCAACCATAGCTAGAGCCAAAGCCACTGAACCTTTTGGATATTTGATCAAACCGTTTAACAGTCGTGATTTGTACATTTCTGTGGAGATGGCCATTTATAAATCACAAGTCCAAAAACACATTCGAAATGTGGAAAGCAGACTTGCAGAAAATCAAAAATGGGAAACCATAGCTCTTGTTGCCTCTGGAATTTCTCATGAAGTGAATAATCCACTCACATCCATTTTGAATTTGGCTGACCTAATTACATTAGAGGCCAAAAAATTGGGGAATCCTTCTTTGAAAGAGAAAGCTTCCAAAATTGCAGAAGAATCTGATAGGATTGCGAAAATCATCAAAAACCTCGTTTCTTATTCCCAGTCTACTTCCTCGCAATGGACCTATTCAAATTTAGGAAGTATCGCAAATGACACTCGTTCCTTCTTACACCAATACTTTCTGAAAGAAGGAATCCAATGCGAAATTGAACTGGGAGATATCCCTCTTGCTTATTGCCAACCTCAAAAAATCAAACAAGTTCTTCTCAACCTAATCCAAGACGCAAGAGTTCGGGTGAATACGAGAGAAGGTACAATTGGGAGAAAAATTACAATTATTTTAAAACAAGAGGAAGAAGAGGGAACAAGTCATATCCTCATTCAAATCCAAGACAATGGGTCAGAAGATTTGATGAAAGGAATTTCCCAGATGAACTCTTTGGAAGTTACAAAAAGTATCATTTCAGAACACAAAGGTAAAATGTACCGAGATGATACTTTGTCTTCTTGGTTTTTTACCTTACCAATCATCAAACCAGTTTAA
- a CDS encoding undecaprenyl-phosphate glucose phosphotransferase codes for MLKERSQSFKLLFLVTDFFIALASFVSAYVIRYYLSPDSAFQIQTIDPVNYLILGIVLGFSQVLSFLSIDLYHPRRGLSFSDELFAIITGVVLNLLVVLSLLFFFRGESFSRLVIGYFAICTVILTSFSHFILRSLMQYLRSKGFNLKSVLIIGTGKSAINFSETLKKHSIYGYTVKGFVTGKKDLSSKKLNTVITTAKLESYVENNNIDLIVYALSHEEGDSLKEVIDIADFHGIDLKVIPSYEEIVTAKGRVEVLDGIPIISIRNIPLRLGYNLVLKRSFDILFSLFFILLFSPFYLFIALLIKLTSRGPVFYKQERVGLDNKVFGMIKFRSMVVQAKEKSDTLWTVKDDPRVTSVGAVLRKLSLDETPQFFNVLLGDMSVVGPRPERPFYVEKFRNEHQQYMRRHAAKAGITGWAQVQGFRGDTSIEKRIEADIFYIENWSLLLDIKIILLTPLKAIIDRNAY; via the coding sequence ATGCTAAAAGAAAGAAGCCAATCCTTCAAACTACTTTTCCTTGTGACAGATTTCTTTATTGCTCTCGCAAGTTTTGTTTCTGCTTATGTGATTCGTTATTATTTATCACCGGATTCCGCATTTCAAATCCAAACAATTGATCCAGTAAACTATTTGATTTTAGGTATTGTGCTTGGTTTTTCCCAAGTATTATCTTTTTTATCAATCGATTTATACCATCCAAGAAGGGGATTATCATTTTCTGATGAACTCTTTGCCATCATTACAGGTGTTGTTCTAAACCTACTTGTCGTTTTATCACTTTTGTTTTTCTTTCGTGGTGAAAGTTTTTCAAGACTTGTGATTGGTTATTTTGCTATTTGTACAGTCATCCTCACTTCTTTTTCTCATTTTATTCTGAGATCCCTGATGCAATATTTACGCAGCAAAGGTTTCAATTTAAAATCTGTCCTCATCATAGGAACAGGAAAGTCTGCGATCAATTTTTCTGAGACTTTAAAAAAACATTCCATCTATGGATATACAGTAAAAGGTTTTGTCACTGGTAAAAAGGATCTATCTTCCAAAAAACTCAATACCGTTATCACAACTGCAAAACTAGAATCTTATGTTGAAAACAATAACATCGATTTGATTGTATATGCGCTGTCCCATGAAGAAGGTGATTCTTTAAAAGAAGTCATCGACATTGCAGATTTTCATGGGATCGATTTGAAGGTCATTCCTAGTTACGAAGAAATTGTTACTGCCAAAGGAAGAGTGGAGGTCTTAGACGGAATTCCGATCATTTCCATACGTAACATTCCTTTGCGATTGGGATACAACTTAGTTTTAAAAAGAAGTTTTGATATTTTATTTTCCTTGTTTTTCATTCTGCTATTTAGTCCATTTTATCTTTTCATCGCATTACTAATCAAATTAACGAGCAGAGGACCAGTTTTTTATAAACAAGAACGAGTAGGTCTGGACAATAAAGTGTTCGGGATGATTAAATTCAGATCAATGGTTGTGCAAGCCAAAGAAAAATCAGATACACTTTGGACAGTCAAAGATGACCCTCGTGTCACTTCTGTAGGTGCCGTATTACGAAAGTTATCCCTTGATGAAACTCCACAATTTTTTAATGTATTACTTGGTGATATGTCTGTTGTGGGGCCAAGACCAGAACGTCCTTTTTATGTAGAAAAATTCAGAAATGAACACCAACAATACATGAGACGTCATGCAGCAAAAGCCGGTATCACTGGTTGGGCACAAGTGCAGGGTTTTCGTGGGGACACTTCGATTGAAAAACGAATTGAAGCAGATATTTTTTACATTGAGAATTGGTCCCTCCTTCTTGATATCAAAATCATTTTACTCACACCGCTAAAAGCAATTATAGATAGAAATGCATACTGA
- a CDS encoding M48 family metallopeptidase, giving the protein MIRNFYLFLVVSILLHCSTSPTGRRQIILVKDGEMNEMGKDAFSEIKTKTPIDSSASANSYVKCIVSAQLAVTTDTTGVESWEVVVFKDNTPNAFALPGGKIGVHTGMFSVAKNKDQLAAVIGHEIGHVIARHGNERVSQNQLTGGSVKILESLGKPTVAGALGMGAKFGILLPFSREHESEADLIGLELMAKSGFDPRMSVELWKNMSALGGSKPNELLSTHPSDATRMKHLNSAMANAMVLWEKAKAEGKRPNCHL; this is encoded by the coding sequence ATGATTCGAAATTTTTATCTTTTCTTAGTGGTTTCTATTTTGCTCCACTGTAGCACTTCGCCAACAGGAAGAAGACAAATCATTCTCGTGAAAGATGGTGAAATGAATGAAATGGGTAAAGACGCCTTTTCTGAAATAAAAACAAAAACGCCAATTGATTCTAGTGCCTCTGCAAATTCTTATGTAAAGTGTATTGTCTCCGCCCAACTAGCGGTCACAACAGATACAACGGGTGTAGAATCTTGGGAAGTAGTCGTTTTCAAAGATAATACTCCCAATGCATTTGCTCTTCCCGGAGGGAAAATCGGAGTTCATACAGGAATGTTTTCTGTGGCTAAAAACAAAGACCAACTAGCGGCTGTCATAGGACATGAAATTGGGCATGTGATTGCACGTCATGGAAATGAAAGAGTTTCCCAAAACCAATTGACAGGTGGATCTGTCAAAATTTTAGAAAGCCTAGGAAAACCTACTGTTGCCGGTGCCTTAGGTATGGGTGCAAAATTTGGAATTTTATTACCATTTTCAAGAGAACATGAATCGGAAGCCGATTTGATTGGACTCGAACTAATGGCAAAATCTGGATTTGATCCAAGGATGAGTGTCGAACTTTGGAAAAATATGAGTGCTCTTGGTGGTTCGAAACCAAATGAACTTTTATCTACCCATCCATCCGATGCAACTAGAATGAAACATTTAAACTCTGCGATGGCAAATGCAATGGTTTTATGGGAGAAAGCGAAGGCAGAAGGAAAACGTCCCAACTGCCATTTGTAA
- a CDS encoding MORN repeat-containing protein codes for MKFSFRLLVCGFLILVMACASQDTKDASDQTNADTKSNARNANLEDPEKGGKKFGCIEGNCVNGIGKYVYDNGDIYTGSFKNDLREGAGNFLYSDGEKFNGTYTEDKKQGPGEYNFKNGDKYVGEFQNGQINGKGTYSFKDGKSVSGDFTSDGQEGIGVLTDDGKARNCKIAGRKLLCE; via the coding sequence ATGAAATTTTCCTTTCGCCTTTTGGTTTGTGGTTTTTTAATTCTAGTTATGGCTTGTGCTTCACAAGACACAAAAGATGCTTCGGATCAAACAAACGCAGATACAAAATCAAATGCACGGAATGCCAACTTGGAAGATCCAGAAAAAGGTGGCAAAAAGTTTGGTTGTATTGAAGGGAATTGTGTCAACGGAATCGGTAAGTATGTTTACGACAATGGGGATATATATACTGGTTCCTTTAAAAATGACCTACGTGAAGGAGCAGGAAATTTCCTTTATTCCGATGGAGAAAAATTCAACGGCACTTATACGGAAGATAAAAAACAAGGTCCCGGCGAGTATAATTTCAAAAACGGAGATAAATACGTAGGAGAATTCCAAAATGGACAAATCAACGGAAAAGGAACTTATAGTTTCAAAGATGGAAAATCTGTTTCCGGTGATTTTACTTCCGATGGTCAAGAAGGGATTGGTGTTCTGACCGATGATGGCAAAGCTAGAAATTGTAAAATCGCAGGAAGAAAACTTCTCTGCGAATAA
- a CDS encoding EAL domain-containing protein, with product MGSPISVLILENDSNSVFDLVREMKANGLSPLYRVVESFPSWEATVHEEDWDAIICSTREPFHSEIPVYLQYLNDKKLDIPVILLSDPEEFTKNLSYMKSGVNDLIDRKNLLRLTEVLERERRELVYRKEKNTTETFLYQSLKEIQLQKFALDQANIVSITDANGIITYVNEAFSKVTGYSVSELIGQNHRIMKSTDKTKEDWTKIWEIIQKGNVWRGEIRNIKKDGSDYWADTTIVPFTGQDKSVFQYIAIHHDITDRKLAEQQLTHDAFYDNLTGLPNRALFLARIEQKIFAYNTKNSGYPILFCINIDNFKRINHSLGNESGDKVLQIFAARLKQFSDSDAVITRLGADNFAILLTHILSVDEGVNFVLRLLERLGDPIPIGGYAIYLTASSGVSGFGLGGKEAEVLLRNAEIAMFHAKSQKVGTVSVFNQAMQEKIHFQLEIQNDLKKALTQNEIFVYYQPILDIKENRIGHWEALVRWRHPQRGMVSPGEFIPLAEDSGLIVPITKFVLERAADIIEEVQLKQGHPISIAVNLSPQVFFDQNIFHWIVDLHNRRNIPYTSLQVEITESLAMKNLSETVPILSNLIDIGVKVALDDFGTGFSSLSYLEKLPLSILKIDKSFLNNVEVGSKESFLLISIINMAHDLGYSVVAEGVEEIEQLELLKSYECDKIQGYWLSKPIGSEDIIPFINQFYSKQEKT from the coding sequence ATGGGCAGTCCAATCAGCGTTCTAATACTAGAAAACGATTCTAATAGTGTATTTGATCTTGTGAGAGAAATGAAGGCCAATGGCCTAAGCCCTCTCTACAGAGTTGTTGAATCCTTCCCATCATGGGAGGCTACCGTCCACGAAGAAGATTGGGATGCTATCATTTGTAGCACAAGGGAACCTTTTCATTCCGAAATCCCTGTATATTTACAATATCTAAACGACAAAAAATTAGATATCCCAGTGATTCTACTCAGTGATCCTGAAGAATTCACAAAAAACCTAAGTTATATGAAGTCTGGGGTCAATGATTTAATTGATCGCAAAAACCTTCTCCGCTTAACAGAAGTTCTGGAAAGGGAAAGGAGAGAGCTGGTATATAGAAAAGAAAAAAACACCACAGAAACTTTTTTATACCAATCCTTAAAAGAAATCCAACTCCAAAAGTTTGCTCTTGATCAGGCCAATATTGTCTCCATCACTGATGCCAACGGGATCATTACCTATGTCAATGAGGCCTTTTCTAAAGTCACAGGGTATAGTGTTTCTGAACTCATTGGCCAAAATCATAGAATCATGAAGTCTACAGACAAAACCAAAGAAGATTGGACAAAAATCTGGGAAATCATTCAAAAAGGCAATGTTTGGCGAGGAGAAATCAGGAATATCAAAAAGGACGGTAGTGACTACTGGGCAGACACAACAATCGTTCCTTTCACTGGCCAAGATAAATCTGTATTCCAATACATTGCCATTCATCATGACATAACTGATAGAAAACTCGCAGAACAACAATTAACACATGATGCGTTTTATGACAACCTAACGGGATTGCCAAACCGAGCCTTATTCCTTGCCAGGATAGAACAAAAAATCTTTGCTTATAACACAAAAAATTCTGGATACCCGATTCTATTTTGTATCAATATCGATAATTTCAAACGGATCAATCATTCGCTTGGAAACGAATCTGGTGACAAAGTCCTTCAAATTTTTGCGGCAAGACTCAAACAATTTTCCGATTCTGATGCCGTCATCACAAGACTTGGGGCTGATAATTTTGCAATTTTACTCACACATATCCTTTCTGTTGATGAAGGAGTAAACTTTGTTTTACGATTACTAGAAAGGTTGGGGGATCCAATTCCTATCGGTGGTTATGCGATCTATTTAACAGCTTCCTCGGGTGTTTCAGGATTTGGACTTGGCGGGAAAGAAGCAGAAGTACTTTTACGAAATGCAGAAATCGCAATGTTCCATGCCAAATCTCAAAAAGTGGGTACGGTATCCGTTTTTAACCAAGCCATGCAGGAAAAAATCCACTTCCAATTGGAAATCCAAAACGATTTAAAAAAAGCACTCACACAGAACGAAATTTTTGTATATTACCAACCGATTCTTGACATTAAAGAAAATAGAATTGGGCATTGGGAAGCACTGGTGCGTTGGCGCCATCCCCAACGAGGAATGGTGTCTCCAGGAGAATTCATTCCACTCGCCGAAGACTCTGGTCTGATTGTTCCCATCACAAAGTTTGTTTTGGAAAGAGCCGCCGATATCATTGAAGAAGTTCAATTAAAACAAGGCCATCCTATTTCCATTGCGGTAAACCTAAGTCCCCAAGTATTTTTTGATCAAAACATATTCCATTGGATTGTTGATTTACACAATCGCAGAAATATCCCTTACACTTCCTTACAAGTTGAAATTACAGAAAGTTTGGCGATGAAAAACCTATCAGAAACAGTACCAATTCTTTCCAACCTAATTGATATTGGAGTGAAGGTTGCTTTGGATGATTTTGGAACAGGATTTTCATCTCTGTCTTATTTAGAAAAGTTACCACTTTCCATTTTAAAAATTGATAAATCTTTTTTAAACAATGTGGAAGTTGGCTCTAAAGAAAGTTTTTTACTCATATCCATCATCAATATGGCACACGATCTTGGTTATTCAGTGGTAGCAGAAGGAGTAGAGGAGATAGAACAACTTGAACTTCTCAAATCCTATGAATGTGATAAAATCCAAGGTTACTGGTTGTCTAAACCCATAGGATCAGAAGACATTATCCCTTTTATCAATCAATTCTATTCAAAACAGGAAAAAACATGA
- a CDS encoding ATP-dependent helicase: MSEDLNDAQKAVILSPPGPILVVAGAGTGKTNTIVHKLASLVQAGIDPNSLLLLTFTRRAAKEMINRASGLLDSRMFSIQGGTFHSFCHQFLRKYSLAVSLNSNFTILDEDDTVSFVGMARDQVVSKDSKVRFPKKETLAEIFSTCFNLQISLEKVIQKDYPMFLGLTREIQEIKTKFTELKLKHNSLDFDDLLDFTRKILMEEESIRERIGLQYQYILVDEYQDTNRIQAHIACLLASKHQNILVVGDDAQCIYGFRGANVNNMLDFPKIFPNTKTIHLTKNYRSTQTILDLANAVLEQSKENYKKQLVAETKQTQVKTIPTKAQHIKFESSEDEANWISDQILELYESDIPLSKIAVLFRAGFVSNLLEVKLTAKQIPFRKFGGKRFLDLAHVKDMLAYLRIIDNPRDILSWNRVLLLEKNIGKKYAQVLYKNLESNNFQYDTIKNSSTFFLGIPDAPKHSFQNLIDIFKAQSLHLGNSMSIVEEILSYYFPILEQEYDDFDKRKQDLESFKILTKSSPLLSDYLANLTLDPTERMDTNLPEKEEDEFLTLSTIHSAKGLEWEYVFTMQVVEGSLPSSRVKTTQDLEEERRLFYVAITRAKQGLFLSSPVFSDKNRLTTVSRFLVDLPNLGDLVEEGSQKTKEESEESQNPKLENDSFGDIQRYFLN, from the coding sequence GTGAGTGAGGATTTAAACGATGCCCAAAAAGCAGTCATTCTGTCCCCTCCTGGCCCCATCTTAGTTGTTGCTGGTGCCGGGACCGGGAAAACAAACACAATTGTACATAAATTGGCATCTCTCGTTCAGGCGGGGATCGATCCGAATTCCCTCCTTCTCCTTACCTTTACCAGAAGGGCTGCAAAAGAAATGATCAACCGTGCGAGTGGACTTCTCGATTCACGGATGTTTTCCATTCAAGGAGGAACCTTTCATTCCTTCTGCCATCAGTTTCTTAGAAAGTATTCCCTAGCCGTTTCCCTTAATTCCAATTTTACAATTTTGGATGAAGATGATACTGTCAGTTTTGTTGGAATGGCAAGAGACCAAGTTGTTTCAAAAGATTCGAAAGTCAGGTTTCCCAAAAAGGAAACACTGGCCGAGATTTTTTCTACCTGTTTCAACTTACAAATTTCTTTGGAGAAAGTAATCCAAAAAGACTATCCAATGTTTCTTGGTCTCACTAGAGAAATTCAAGAAATTAAAACTAAATTTACCGAACTCAAACTCAAACACAATTCCTTAGACTTTGATGATTTGTTAGACTTTACACGAAAGATTTTGATGGAAGAGGAATCCATCCGAGAACGAATCGGATTGCAGTATCAATATATATTGGTAGATGAATACCAAGATACAAATCGTATCCAAGCTCATATTGCTTGTTTACTGGCAAGCAAACACCAGAACATTCTTGTCGTTGGCGATGATGCTCAGTGTATTTATGGATTTAGGGGTGCCAATGTAAACAATATGTTGGATTTTCCAAAAATATTTCCGAATACCAAAACAATTCATCTAACAAAGAATTATCGAAGCACACAGACCATTTTGGATTTGGCAAATGCTGTTTTAGAACAGAGTAAAGAAAACTATAAAAAACAATTGGTTGCCGAAACTAAACAGACTCAAGTCAAAACGATTCCAACAAAAGCACAACATATAAAATTTGAATCTTCCGAAGACGAAGCCAATTGGATCTCTGATCAAATTTTAGAATTGTATGAGAGCGATATCCCTTTATCAAAAATAGCTGTGTTGTTTCGTGCGGGGTTTGTTTCGAATCTTTTAGAAGTCAAACTTACGGCAAAACAAATTCCATTTCGAAAGTTTGGAGGAAAACGATTTTTAGATTTAGCCCATGTCAAGGATATGTTAGCTTACCTAAGAATCATAGACAATCCAAGGGACATTCTTTCTTGGAATCGAGTTCTATTACTTGAAAAAAATATTGGTAAAAAATATGCACAAGTTTTATACAAAAATTTAGAATCAAACAACTTCCAGTATGATACTATAAAAAACTCTTCTACATTCTTTTTAGGAATTCCCGATGCTCCCAAACATTCTTTTCAAAACTTAATCGATATTTTTAAGGCACAATCCCTACATTTAGGAAATAGTATGTCCATAGTGGAAGAGATTCTTTCTTATTATTTTCCTATCTTAGAACAGGAATATGATGATTTTGATAAGAGAAAACAAGATTTGGAGTCCTTTAAAATTCTTACGAAATCTTCTCCTCTTTTGTCTGATTATTTAGCTAACTTAACTTTAGATCCAACGGAAAGGATGGATACAAACCTTCCAGAGAAAGAAGAAGATGAGTTTTTAACACTTTCTACAATTCATTCTGCCAAAGGATTGGAATGGGAATATGTTTTTACTATGCAAGTGGTAGAAGGAAGTTTGCCCAGCTCTCGTGTAAAAACAACCCAAGATTTAGAAGAAGAAAGACGATTGTTTTATGTTGCAATCACTAGAGCCAAACAAGGATTGTTTTTATCATCTCCCGTTTTTTCTGATAAAAATAGATTAACGACCGTGAGTCGGTTTTTAGTTGATTTACCTAATTTAGGTGACTTGGTGGAAGAAGGTTCCCAAAAAACGAAAGAAGAATCGGAAGAATCTCAGAACCCAAAACTTGAAAACGACAGCTTCGGGGACATCCAACGCTACTTTTTGAATTGA
- a CDS encoding LPS-assembly protein LptD, which yields MEILAQDINGLKLLFPDAQGPSKNGQEEERKQTTAQVQRGLVRKSVDAMSDREVEDNLRNLGLNPSGTIYTKRERLREALVPEEEQALTPESLLSSQPKKGPPIQIQNAAEGQLLNIDKTKGGVLVLRGKVRLKIRSGELVADSVSIDASRQEIYAEGGVEYKDGNAKVNGDRMIYDLKINQGVVYNSKLSMFPSHFIGQKLKRLDEKRYLLEMGYFTACNAELPHESFQASKIFIHDDKSVVAYSVSYKVGGTTLFWIPVLYNSESGNGVTTQIGKNNTQGWFWQNSYQWSDSYPNSIFLANGYKFRFDMYEKTGQAAQLEMWKLSPFLNYNINLGYANYKNNAITPVYEDRFKNGGVGNVAVTNNVDRGEMFPNTGLPYRDTGVNYDPWWKTDIRLNAKFNDFSRDYTRNVQLQYENYNNRQFDYEFGNRYQPSNSLQSLYTYRDVRFGLIRNLLNWNLNYTENRGDLSVGLSMSRTLVYQIQANQYFAAQDTLPAVTIRNSSNIGLIPGTSSPIYWDLLFQTNINRIYGVPQQRTNPVTGVVDPRSQYQDLVLRSQTNVIGETGFRSPIAMGAYMSFTPSVYMGATKQTVEFPGSGNDLNSPDRDINKAYATLLKQQSYQYVRQSHTVRMGIPEIFLSTTYRRLDADKAEAKDPILGNLRQHEAEFSLESYALNDWDISVKTIRDLRQFSSSYNPGLTNMQRWYYTVVRIGGFFDFVDGFTTRRPSLLERKRNFYSGIFINNDYVHHTPQNRSLSNNLTVSYKMGGFSWPIIRAFRSLELGSTWYHVYKDTYLDSYRFFFKTDVKVTRYAGLELELDSRVTEPWRLTALAQGQFYAMNTSPELYTSQTGTNYDQTTIWEDLAAGTGAQGQTQRQKTVFNINRFMMTLKLDLHNWEYRLGYSMNLRALPGGLTMNNQLTFYDQSVYFSVNLTNFSFGDSASAQATRVRLYRFRKRPLDGTTTDLSE from the coding sequence ATGGAAATTCTGGCGCAGGATATCAATGGACTAAAACTCCTATTTCCAGACGCCCAAGGTCCAAGTAAAAATGGACAAGAGGAAGAAAGAAAACAAACAACTGCCCAAGTACAAAGGGGTCTAGTTCGAAAATCTGTCGATGCCATGTCCGATCGGGAGGTGGAAGACAACCTTCGTAATTTAGGACTAAATCCTTCTGGAACTATTTACACCAAAAGAGAAAGACTGAGAGAAGCCCTTGTTCCCGAAGAAGAACAGGCGTTAACTCCTGAATCCTTACTTAGTTCTCAACCAAAAAAAGGTCCTCCAATTCAAATTCAAAACGCAGCGGAAGGCCAACTTTTGAATATCGATAAAACAAAAGGAGGGGTTCTCGTCCTACGTGGGAAGGTTCGACTCAAAATTAGATCTGGAGAACTTGTAGCCGACTCCGTTTCCATAGATGCTTCCAGACAAGAAATTTATGCAGAAGGAGGAGTGGAATACAAAGACGGTAATGCCAAAGTCAATGGCGACCGGATGATTTATGATCTAAAAATCAACCAAGGTGTTGTTTATAATTCTAAACTAAGTATGTTTCCTTCTCACTTTATAGGCCAAAAACTAAAACGTTTGGATGAAAAAAGATACCTTCTGGAGATGGGATACTTCACTGCTTGTAATGCAGAACTTCCTCATGAATCCTTTCAAGCATCGAAAATCTTCATTCATGATGATAAGTCAGTCGTAGCCTATAGTGTTTCTTATAAAGTCGGAGGAACCACATTATTTTGGATTCCTGTTTTATATAATTCCGAATCAGGAAACGGTGTCACAACTCAAATTGGTAAAAACAATACACAAGGTTGGTTTTGGCAAAACTCATACCAATGGTCAGACTCTTATCCCAATAGTATCTTTCTAGCAAATGGTTATAAATTTAGATTTGATATGTATGAAAAAACGGGCCAAGCAGCTCAGTTAGAAATGTGGAAATTATCCCCGTTTTTGAATTATAATATCAATCTTGGTTACGCAAACTATAAAAACAACGCGATCACTCCTGTTTATGAAGACCGATTTAAAAACGGTGGGGTTGGGAATGTTGCCGTCACTAATAATGTGGATCGTGGAGAAATGTTTCCAAACACTGGATTGCCTTATCGTGATACAGGTGTTAACTATGATCCATGGTGGAAAACTGACATTCGTTTGAATGCTAAGTTTAATGACTTTTCACGTGACTATACAAGAAACGTTCAATTACAATACGAAAACTATAATAACCGCCAATTTGACTATGAATTTGGGAATCGTTACCAACCTTCAAACTCATTACAATCATTGTACACATATAGAGATGTTCGTTTTGGACTCATTCGGAACTTACTAAACTGGAACTTAAATTATACGGAAAACCGTGGTGACTTAAGTGTTGGATTATCGATGAGTCGAACTCTCGTTTACCAAATCCAGGCAAATCAATATTTTGCAGCCCAGGATACTCTTCCAGCAGTCACAATCAGAAACTCAAGTAATATTGGACTTATACCAGGAACCAGTAGCCCCATTTACTGGGACTTACTTTTCCAAACGAACATCAATAGAATTTATGGAGTTCCTCAACAAAGAACAAATCCTGTAACGGGGGTTGTGGATCCAAGAAGCCAATACCAAGACCTTGTTTTAAGATCTCAAACTAACGTAATCGGAGAAACAGGATTTCGTTCACCGATTGCGATGGGTGCTTATATGTCCTTTACACCATCAGTGTATATGGGTGCCACCAAACAAACTGTAGAATTTCCGGGATCAGGAAATGATTTGAACAGCCCTGATCGAGATATAAACAAAGCTTATGCGACGCTACTCAAACAACAATCTTATCAATACGTAAGACAATCCCATACAGTCCGAATGGGGATTCCTGAAATATTTTTATCGACTACCTACCGTCGTTTGGATGCAGATAAAGCAGAAGCAAAAGATCCTATCCTTGGAAACTTACGCCAACACGAAGCAGAATTTTCTTTAGAGAGTTATGCACTCAATGATTGGGATATTTCGGTAAAAACCATTCGTGATTTACGACAATTTTCATCTAGCTACAACCCTGGACTTACCAATATGCAAAGATGGTATTATACAGTGGTTAGAATTGGCGGATTTTTTGATTTTGTGGATGGATTCACAACTCGTAGACCAAGCCTACTAGAACGAAAAAGGAATTTTTATTCTGGTATATTCATAAATAATGATTATGTACACCACACTCCACAGAATCGTTCTCTTTCCAATAACCTAACTGTTTCTTATAAAATGGGTGGGTTTTCCTGGCCTATCATCCGAGCCTTCCGAAGTTTAGAATTAGGATCCACTTGGTATCATGTTTACAAAGATACTTATTTGGATAGTTACCGATTTTTCTTCAAAACCGATGTAAAGGTAACAAGGTATGCTGGATTGGAATTAGAACTCGATTCCCGAGTCACTGAGCCTTGGCGTTTGACAGCACTCGCACAAGGCCAATTCTATGCAATGAATACTAGCCCTGAATTGTATACTTCCCAAACAGGAACCAATTATGACCAAACCACCATTTGGGAAGATTTGGCAGCAGGAACGGGAGCCCAAGGGCAAACTCAAAGACAAAAAACTGTTTTTAACATCAATCGGTTTATGATGACCTTAAAACTAGATCTGCATAACTGGGAATACCGTTTGGGTTACAGTATGAACTTAAGAGCTCTGCCTGGTGGTCTCACAATGAACAACCAATTGACATTTTACGACCAGTCAGTATACTTTTCTGTGAACTTAACCAACTTTAGTTTTGGGGATTCCGCCTCGGCACAAGCAACACGGGTTCGTTTGTATAGATTCCGTAAACGCCCCCTTGATGGAACAACTACTGATTTATCGGAATAA